In a genomic window of Quercus lobata isolate SW786 chromosome 4, ValleyOak3.0 Primary Assembly, whole genome shotgun sequence:
- the LOC115987124 gene encoding transcription repressor OFP13: MSKKIMKLPSLFKNKETTKQPWQWPSCKEPRTLSFRARDDMFKTVNSMFFDPNIDGVETPESWFTTSSESASFSTESEDLDNGESLEMLVRGVRSERLFFEPDDTSSILVKPKDDGIPFKESVVLAMDSDDPYIDFRRSMEEMVETHGLKDWECLEELLGCYLKMNGKKNHGFIVGAFVDLLVSLSSTSCSDSTSYSSAVSSFPSSPLCSSEGQNEIEEIEVEQMVMS, translated from the coding sequence ATGAGCaagaagatcatgaagttgcctTCTCTTTTCAAGaacaaagaaacaacaaagCAGCCATGGCAATGGCCCTCATGTAAGGAGCCAAGGACCCTTTCTTTCCGAGCTAGAGATGACATGTTCAAGACAGTGAACTCCATGTTCTTTGACCCTAATATTGATGGGGTTGAAACACCTGAGTCTTGGTTCACAACCTCTTCTGAGTCTGCAAGCTTTTCAACCGAGTCTGAGGACTTGGATAATGGTGAGTCATTGGAGATGCTAGTTCGTGGGGTGAGGTCTGAGAGGCTGTTTTTTGAGCCTGATGACACAAGCTCGATCTTGGTGAAACCAAAGGATGATGGGattccatttaaagaaagtgtGGTGTTGGCAATGGACTCTGACGATCCATACATTGATTTCAGAAGGTCAATGGAGGAGATGGTTGAAACTCATGGGCTGAAAGATTGGGAGTGCTTGGAAGAGTTGCTAGGGTGCTATTTGAAGATGAATGGAAAGAAGAATCATGGGTTCATAGTTGGAGCCTTTGTGGATCTGCTTGTTAGTCTTTCTTCCACTTCTTGTTCTGATTCAACTTCTTATTCTTCTGCTGTTTcttcctttccttcttctccATTATGTTCTTCTGAGGGCCAGAATGAGATAGAAGAGATAGAAGTAGAACAGATGGTAATGTCTTAG